AACAATTTAGTACTAGTTCGTATACATCAATGGAGATTAAGCCATCGTGTCAAGACATGATaatcgaagaagaagaagaagaagaagaagacgacaAAGTAAAGGCGCCGCTACTATCAAGCAAAGGCGTACCGGAAGTAGACAGAAACCTCATCCAACAAGCCATCAGCCAGACGTTTCAAAGCACCGCGTGCCTCGCCAACCTCCTGCCCACCGGCACGGCCCTCTGCTTCCAGCTCCTGGCGCCGATATTCTCCAACCAGGGCCACTGCGACGCCGCCGCCCGGGCCATGACGGTTTCGCTCCTCGGCCTCTGCGCGCTCTCGTGCTTCCTGCTGAGCTTCACGGACAGCGTCAAGGACCAGAAGGGGAGCCTCTGCTACGGCTTCGCCACTTTCAAGGGGCTCTGGATTATCGACGGATCGGCGACGCTGCCGCCGGAGATGGCGGCGAGGTATAAGCTCAAGTTTATTGACTTCGCGCACGCGGTGATGTCGGTGCTGGTGTTTGCTGCGGTGGCGATGTTTAATGAGAATGTGGTGGAGTGCTTGTGGCCGGCGCCGTCGACGGGGATGAAGGAGGTGCTGACGGCGCTGCCGGTGGGGATTGGAGTTATGTGTAGTATGCTTTTTGTGGTTTTTCCTACGAAACGGCATGGCATTGGCTTTCCACTCACTGATTGTTAAATCCTACGCCTCAATATAAATGTTCCTTGTGTattcactatcttttttttctaccTTCTAATTTTATGGATTAATACAAACATTGATGGGTTAAGGTTGCGTTGAAACGTTTGATAATAAAACTATAATGAGAGAAAGGAATACAAATTAGCTATCTTTATCTAAGTAtctattatatactccattcgtgCACAATTAAATGTTGTAAGTTAATCTGACACAAGATTTAATAAATGCAAtggaaaatgaattattagttttaaaataacatacGAATAGAATgagttaatagaatatgagattCTTTACTAAAAGTAATACTAGTAAATAAAACACTTAGGCTCTACTTGGTACGATGGAATGGAAAGAGGAAATGGAATAATTTTTTGCTTGGTAGTAAATTTTTTCATAAGAAtcaccattccattccacatgAGAATAGTCATTCCATCCATTTAGCTAAGGAATGACCATcccattccatttcattttcctttcttcttgtttaaatttttaataattgaaaaatcacACACACATGCGCACTAACACATATGCACACACACCctgttgaaaaagtaaaatgcggAAAATAAAACTCAAGAACTCTTGAAGGCtacattttgattgattttgaattattcttgTTGATGCATAGTACATAtgtaacaccccgactttTTACCCTAAGGCTTAGAACACcgatctatatatatatatatatataagtttcgcgtctaaattttcttattattactTCTTGTTATGATTAATCGttgtgaagtatattttgagtagtgaacaaaaaatagtaatagtcaATATAAATGTTTGCTCTAATAAAAGTCCGTTTGTGAAGACCgagtttcaaataaaagtCCGTACACGAGTTCAACGTTtaagtaaatatttataaaaaaataaaatactctccATGCCCTCCGGATCTTGCGCAATAGCCACGTCTTGAACCCCGATACCTACACGAATGGATAAGAAGCACGTTAAATCAAGACGAGACAATCGGACGAAATCAAATCACATCAAACACGCAAACCAAACGGCGGCTCACGTTTTCCAATTGACGGCTCACGCCTTTTTGAGAGACGTGACATAATATTCTTGCCATTTTTGGCATGACAAATGATTGAAGTGACAACTTACCTTATTTGGCAAAAAGTCCCTAACCATTGGGCAATATAATTCCTCCATGAATCAAGCTTTTACCCATGTTCTTCCTATGCATCAattcttctataaatactacACTCATCTCATCCTTGAAATCTTTTATTCCACTACAAAGAAACACTACACCACCAAATTTCATTCAAGTGAGGATTTGGAAAGTTTCAAGCAAAGGAAATAAAGTCTCTTGTCACCACCTCCACTTCTTCAAGGTAACTTTCTTTCACCATGTTAAATTCTCTAGACTTTACATCACAATTGATTAAATTCGATCACACCATGATAGCGATTCATTCAAACATTCCCTTCTCATACCAATATCAATAGACCAAACAttgctcattttttttttaaatcaagaaCTAGGTACCTTGAACATAAGACTATCTATGCACATACCTAAATTCCTTTGGTTCAAACAATAACTTAGCTATCATATGTTTAAACCTATAGACTTGAACACCAAAACATGTTGTCATTCTTGAAACCACGAACTCTCTTATCGAAGTTAATATCGAGCATAAGATGAAAATGTGGACTTAGCTCTTTAGAGTTCATGAAAACACCGAGCCACCGAAAACAGCCACCCCCGCCTCGCTGCCCTCGGAGCAGCCACCGCCGCCCCGCTGCTGTCTCCGGCAGCCAGTCGCCCCGCTGCTGTCCCCAGCAGCCACCGCCATCGCTGCTGCCTCCGGCAGCCACCCACGACGCCGCAGCTACCCCGAAAGAAACCCCGCTACACCCTTCTCCCCTCACTCGGCGAATCGGCGCCTGAAATCAAACCGAGAGTAAGAAGTATGTGTGTATGTTCGAACGTCCATAAACTTAGTGTGTGAGGTGAGAGGATGAAGAGAAggagggaagaagaagaagtacCTGGACGGCGGAGGTCGGCGGTGAACGGGCGACGAGGAGAGGAGGAGGCAGACACGACCGGCGTCCGGCGTCGCTCGCCGGCAACGCCAAGGCGGCTGAGGCGAGACCGAGAGAAAGCGAgactgagagagagaggaaacgCGTCGGCGTCCTCGCCGGCGGCGCCGTGGCTGAACCCGGCGGagtagaagagagagagagagaaaccgAGAGTGAGGCcgagagagagggaggagcCGCGAGATAGGGGACGGTTGGATGGAgattttgagagagagacgAGAGGCAGGCAGGCCGCCCGGCGTCGCTCGCCGGCGGCGCCATGGCCGGCTGGGCAGtagagaaggagaaagaggGGGGGGCGCCgctgtgaagaagaaaagaagggGGAAGAGGAAATCTGATTTTTGTTCTTCTAGGgttccttttgttttttctttctttgggCCTCCCCTTTGGGccaagtaatttatttatttggaagatggtcttttaattatttttatcttggGCCAAAGAATTTAGAGGAAATGAGAGTTTTGGGCTTTGAAGCATAAGTAATAAAATGAACCTTAtctcttaattttggattaatatttcttgaaatgtttgaagcttttaaataattaatcttatgattaattaatatcttgcCCTCcttacttaattattttcttgaagtTAAGAATGTAGGAGCTAAATGAACCATCTCCcaagtaataaattttaaggtCTCTTATGAAATAGAGATCCACTTTTTAAGTGGAATGAAGTTATCTTGATCGAACCCCGAACGTAGGACGCATACTACATGTAGGATCATTTCATGTCATGCACCTTATGTATGTtcataaaaactaatttaaatcattatactCTTTCAAAAAGGGTGTGTTCGCGGAGTTTGATTACCCAAGGTCGAGcttttgtagagttttactTGGAAGCtttgaggtgggcttt
The genomic region above belongs to Salvia hispanica cultivar TCC Black 2014 chromosome 3, UniMelb_Shisp_WGS_1.0, whole genome shotgun sequence and contains:
- the LOC125212756 gene encoding protein DMP6-like; translated protein: MEIKPSCQDMIIEEEEEEEEDDKVKAPLLSSKGVPEVDRNLIQQAISQTFQSTACLANLLPTGTALCFQLLAPIFSNQGHCDAAARAMTVSLLGLCALSCFLLSFTDSVKDQKGSLCYGFATFKGLWIIDGSATLPPEMAARYKLKFIDFAHAVMSVLVFAAVAMFNENVVECLWPAPSTGMKEVLTALPVGIGVMCSMLFVVFPTKRHGIGFPLTDC
- the LOC125215854 gene encoding uncharacterized protein LOC125215854 isoform X2, with protein sequence MAPPASDAGRPACLSSLSQNLHPTVPYLAAPPSLSASLSVSLSLSSTPPGSATAPPARTPTRFLSLSVSLSLGLASAALALPASDAGRRSCLPPPLLVARSPPTSAVQAPIRRVRGEGCSGVSFGVAAASWVAAGGSSDGGGCWGQQRGDWLPETAAGRRWLLRGQRGGGGCFRWLGVFMNSKEYRGSRRGYCARSGGHGEYFIFL
- the LOC125215854 gene encoding uncharacterized protein LOC125215854 isoform X1, with amino-acid sequence MAPPASDAGRPACLSSLSQNLHPTVPYLAAPPSLSASLSVSLSLSSTPPGSATAPPARTPTRFLSLSVSLSLGLASAALALPASDAGRRSCLPPPLLVARSPPTSAVQAPIRRVRGEGCSGVSFGVAAASWVAAGGSSDGGGCWGQQRGDWLPETAAGRRWLLRGQRGGGGCFRWLGVFMNSKELSPHFHLMLDINFDKRVRGFKNDNMFWCSSL